The following proteins are encoded in a genomic region of Enterocloster clostridioformis:
- a CDS encoding phage terminase small subunit-related protein — protein MGRPRNPKRDEAKKKYLDGGGQISTKELAAAAGVPESRIRKWKSEDRWDEALKSIPKKRGGQPGNKNAAGKTPAKNGNKNAVTHGAFAQAGIEDIPEDQAAAIMSMKPGETMLRMNEELQGLLVRKAYLTGLLSQYTDPEKQGEYYTDKIVHMIVPMTAEDKAQAEGMGLDMGQAADPEGGTESMKTAMKTVIKASPFDRAMKVETELNKLNGRIIKLLDSMRAQEMETQRIELEKLKYNLAKQKALGEFDVDPEEGEGEE, from the coding sequence ATGGGAAGACCACGGAACCCAAAACGGGATGAAGCAAAGAAAAAGTACCTGGATGGTGGCGGCCAGATCAGCACCAAGGAACTGGCGGCGGCAGCAGGTGTGCCGGAAAGCCGCATAAGGAAATGGAAATCAGAAGACCGATGGGATGAAGCCCTAAAGAGCATACCCAAAAAGAGAGGGGGACAACCTGGCAATAAAAACGCCGCCGGAAAAACCCCTGCAAAAAATGGCAATAAAAATGCTGTCACGCATGGGGCTTTTGCACAAGCAGGAATTGAAGATATACCAGAGGACCAGGCGGCGGCTATTATGAGCATGAAGCCTGGTGAAACCATGTTACGAATGAATGAGGAATTGCAGGGGCTTCTGGTACGCAAGGCGTATTTGACTGGATTATTAAGCCAGTATACAGACCCAGAGAAGCAGGGGGAATATTATACGGACAAGATAGTCCATATGATAGTCCCTATGACTGCGGAGGATAAAGCCCAGGCAGAGGGCATGGGGCTGGACATGGGGCAGGCAGCAGACCCAGAGGGCGGCACAGAGAGCATGAAAACGGCCATGAAGACAGTCATTAAAGCAAGCCCTTTTGACCGTGCCATGAAGGTGGAAACAGAACTAAACAAACTGAATGGGCGTATCATTAAACTGTTGGACAGCATGAGAGCGCAGGAGATGGAAACCCAGCGCATAGAGTTGGAAAAACTTAAATACAACCTGGCGAAGCAGAAGGCCCTGGGTGAGTTCGATGTTGACCCAGAAGAGGGAGAGGGCGAAGAGTAG
- a CDS encoding DUF6148 family protein, protein MAGITLKTAKTHLDAWLDAELACTTNQSYTIGSRTLTRADLAEIRETIRYWQGMVTKLESQEKYGSRNAVRRVVPRDL, encoded by the coding sequence ATGGCAGGAATTACATTAAAGACGGCAAAAACCCACCTTGACGCATGGCTTGACGCAGAACTGGCCTGCACCACAAACCAGTCATACACAATCGGCAGCAGGACACTGACACGGGCGGACCTGGCAGAAATCCGGGAAACTATCCGATATTGGCAGGGAATGGTCACAAAGTTGGAAAGCCAGGAAAAATACGGCAGTAGGAACGCAGTCCGCAGGGTTGTGCCCCGTGATCTGTAA
- a CDS encoding phage N-6-adenine-methyltransferase encodes MRKIFHGRRKRAFAGLGGGGGCRVFCNPPYGSSIKDWVAKCYHEGHKEETLVVLLIPARTDTTYFHDYIEHRAEIRFVRGRLKFGDSKTGAPFPSMVVIFRGPKM; translated from the coding sequence ATGCGAAAAATATTTCACGGAAGAAGAAAACGGGCTTTTGCAGGATTGGGGGGGGGGGGGGGGTGCCGGGTATTCTGCAACCCACCATATGGCAGCAGTATAAAAGACTGGGTGGCTAAATGCTATCACGAAGGGCACAAGGAAGAAACTCTGGTGGTACTGCTGATACCAGCCAGGACAGACACCACCTATTTTCACGATTATATTGAACACCGGGCGGAAATCCGTTTCGTGCGTGGGCGTTTGAAGTTTGGTGATAGCAAAACGGGTGCCCCGTTCCCGTCAATGGTGGTAATCTTCCGGGGTCCCAAAATGTAA
- a CDS encoding phage N-6-adenine-methyltransferase: MNTKTLFSSKTDKWATPQTFFDELNREFDFNLDPCADETNHKCEKYFTEEENGLLQDWGGGGGAGYSATHHMAAV; encoded by the coding sequence ATGAATACAAAAACATTATTCAGTAGCAAAACAGACAAGTGGGCAACCCCACAGACGTTCTTTGATGAATTGAACCGGGAATTTGACTTCAACCTGGACCCTTGCGCCGATGAAACAAACCATAAATGCGAAAAATATTTCACGGAAGAAGAAAACGGGCTTTTGCAGGATTGGGGGGGGGGGGGGGGTGCCGGGTATTCTGCAACCCACCATATGGCAGCAGTATAA
- a CDS encoding Holliday junction resolvase RecU, which yields MNPKARTNRSWQAMRNNAQGHFFEGYINAACGYYRDKGVAIVEKIPEPFKTTSTGRDGTFTGRFTANAQPDFMGTLRGGRAVCFEAKYTSTEKILQSVITKTQWDSLERHWAAGAKAGVCVGIGDVFGFVPWGVWRNMKNLYGRKYMTAEDLEAYRVKFNGCCLFLDYVNNMARAEVQKQVERQENEIKLETILGKELADHILEIIMEQDEDKQDAFLETTIEAAMAGADYSRCQTMDDVADVYARWLIGRYC from the coding sequence ATGAACCCGAAGGCACGGACAAACCGAAGTTGGCAGGCCATGAGGAACAACGCCCAGGGACATTTCTTTGAAGGATACATAAACGCCGCCTGCGGCTATTACAGGGACAAAGGGGTGGCAATCGTGGAGAAAATCCCGGAGCCGTTCAAAACCACCAGCACAGGCCGGGACGGAACATTCACGGGGCGTTTTACAGCAAACGCCCAGCCGGACTTCATGGGGACCCTGCGGGGTGGCCGGGCGGTCTGTTTTGAAGCAAAGTACACCAGCACGGAAAAGATTTTGCAGTCTGTGATAACAAAGACACAGTGGGACAGCCTGGAACGTCACTGGGCAGCAGGAGCAAAAGCGGGCGTCTGCGTGGGAATAGGTGATGTTTTTGGTTTCGTCCCGTGGGGAGTGTGGCGGAATATGAAAAACCTGTATGGCCGCAAATATATGACGGCGGAAGACCTGGAAGCATACCGGGTGAAATTTAACGGCTGCTGCCTATTTCTGGACTATGTAAACAATATGGCAAGGGCAGAGGTTCAGAAACAGGTAGAACGGCAGGAAAATGAAATAAAACTGGAAACTATTCTGGGAAAAGAACTGGCAGACCATATTCTGGAAATCATCATGGAGCAGGACGAAGACAAGCAGGACGCCTTCCTGGAAACCACCATAGAAGCGGCAATGGCCGGGGCTGATTATTCACGGTGCCAGACCATGGATGACGTGGCGGACGTATACGCACGGTGGCTGATCGGGCGGTACTGTTAG
- a CDS encoding rolling circle replication-associated protein has product MFIREKKVDCRNYREVDVIPRTDNAERAVKGKRGKRQKVTEPKQKDINDKNARRYLVQLGNGNFGIGDLHVTCTYTDDNLPDTEEEAERIVGNYLRRIAYRRKKLNLPPLKYILVTEYGCSKDGEKITRIHHHIIMNGGQSRDEVEMMWTVERINWRKYNTEPEYMDQVKKLGWVNADRLQLDKNGIEALCMYVTKNPHGKKRWSSSRNLERPVQQPNADHKYSKKQVETLAQSNDQGREFFEKQFPDYTISEIKPEYYEETGWHIYLKMWKKPKKKEKAKQKGRKKKQ; this is encoded by the coding sequence ATGTTCATACGGGAAAAGAAGGTGGACTGCCGGAACTACCGGGAAGTGGATGTTATACCCCGGACAGACAACGCAGAAAGGGCGGTCAAAGGAAAGAGAGGTAAAAGGCAGAAGGTCACAGAACCGAAGCAGAAAGACATAAACGATAAAAATGCAAGGCGGTATCTGGTGCAGTTGGGAAATGGGAATTTTGGCATAGGTGATCTTCATGTGACTTGCACCTATACGGATGACAACCTGCCGGATACAGAGGAAGAGGCGGAACGGATTGTGGGGAATTACCTGCGCCGGATTGCGTACCGCAGAAAAAAGCTGAACCTTCCGCCGCTGAAATACATTCTTGTCACAGAATACGGGTGCAGCAAGGACGGGGAGAAGATAACCAGAATACACCACCACATTATTATGAACGGTGGACAGAGCCGGGATGAGGTGGAAATGATGTGGACGGTGGAGCGTATCAACTGGCGGAAATATAACACAGAGCCGGAATATATGGACCAGGTGAAGAAACTGGGCTGGGTCAACGCAGACCGCTTGCAGTTGGACAAAAACGGCATTGAAGCCCTGTGCATGTATGTGACCAAAAACCCGCACGGGAAGAAACGCTGGTCTTCTTCCCGGAACCTGGAACGGCCAGTACAGCAGCCAAACGCAGACCATAAGTACAGCAAAAAGCAGGTGGAAACCCTGGCGCAGTCCAATGACCAGGGACGGGAATTTTTTGAAAAGCAGTTCCCGGATTATACGATCAGTGAGATTAAGCCGGAATATTACGAAGAAACCGGGTGGCACATTTATCTAAAAATGTGGAAAAAGCCAAAGAAGAAGGAAAAGGCGAAGCAAAAAGGGAGGAAGAAGAAACAATGA
- a CDS encoding phage terminase large subunit family protein: MSDWADQYRRLSQGASAEPGRWRTEKVPHQKEIMDTIADVKVKKVVVMSSAQIGKTEGAVLNTIGYYMHYDPAPVLIMQPTIQMAEAFSKDRLSKMLQDTPVLSGLVNDKGRNTGNTILQKIFPGGHITMVGANSPSSLASRPIQILLADEVDRYPATAGKEGDPLFLASERLTTFWNSKEVYVSTPTIKDASRIEIEYQHSSQGEWNVPCPECGELQPLEWSGVVFDRDNLDSIQYACAKCGCISPEAAWKKHFKEGRYIHADPENPVKGFHLNALGSTLAQWKDIAEKFILANEEKKKGNIEPLKSWTNTKMGQTWEEEGTQVDDEELLKRRERYNCEVPPEVLYLTAGVDTQDDRFEIEVVGWGAEYESWGIQYSVLYGDTSNLQHQVWADLDAFLAQTFQKPDGTRMKIICTCVDSGGHRTNQVYKFCKARFNRRIFAIKGSNDSAAAYIQKPTKSNREQAYLFTLGVDTGKSLLLQRLQVEEEGPGYCHFPKEENKGYGESYFIGLTAEKQVLVYKKGRPFFEWRIKDAAHKRNEALDCRNYASAAIEISGVPLKKPDTPQKTTPPPKKKRGRRTNGGIL; encoded by the coding sequence ATGTCTGACTGGGCGGACCAGTACAGAAGACTTTCCCAGGGCGCTTCCGCAGAACCGGGGCGCTGGCGCACGGAAAAAGTGCCGCACCAAAAAGAAATCATGGACACTATCGCAGACGTAAAAGTCAAAAAAGTGGTAGTCATGTCTTCTGCCCAGATCGGAAAGACGGAAGGTGCTGTGCTGAATACAATCGGTTACTATATGCACTATGACCCGGCCCCGGTACTGATCATGCAGCCTACAATCCAGATGGCAGAAGCATTTTCAAAGGACCGTCTTTCAAAAATGTTGCAAGATACCCCGGTACTGTCCGGCCTGGTAAATGACAAGGGGCGGAACACTGGAAACACTATACTGCAAAAAATCTTTCCGGGCGGCCATATTACTATGGTAGGAGCGAACAGCCCTTCTTCTCTGGCTTCCCGTCCCATCCAGATACTGCTGGCGGATGAGGTGGACAGATACCCGGCCACCGCAGGAAAAGAGGGGGACCCGCTTTTTCTGGCGTCTGAACGTCTGACTACATTTTGGAATAGCAAGGAAGTGTATGTGTCAACGCCGACAATTAAAGACGCTTCCCGGATTGAAATTGAATACCAGCACAGTTCACAGGGGGAATGGAACGTGCCGTGCCCAGAGTGCGGAGAGTTGCAACCCCTGGAATGGTCCGGCGTGGTGTTTGACCGGGACAATTTGGATAGTATCCAGTATGCCTGTGCAAAATGTGGGTGCATATCGCCGGAAGCGGCATGGAAAAAGCATTTCAAGGAAGGACGGTACATACACGCAGACCCGGAAAACCCGGTAAAAGGGTTCCACCTTAATGCCCTGGGGTCTACACTGGCCCAGTGGAAAGACATTGCGGAAAAGTTCATCCTGGCAAACGAAGAAAAGAAAAAAGGTAATATAGAACCATTGAAGTCATGGACCAATACAAAAATGGGTCAAACCTGGGAAGAAGAAGGAACCCAGGTGGATGACGAAGAACTTTTGAAACGCCGGGAGCGGTACAACTGCGAAGTTCCGCCGGAAGTGCTGTATTTAACTGCCGGAGTGGATACCCAGGATGACCGTTTTGAAATTGAAGTAGTGGGCTGGGGCGCAGAATATGAAAGCTGGGGCATACAGTATTCTGTCCTGTACGGAGATACAAGCAACCTACAGCACCAGGTATGGGCTGATCTGGACGCATTTCTGGCGCAGACTTTCCAGAAGCCGGACGGCACCCGCATGAAAATTATTTGTACCTGCGTGGACAGCGGCGGCCACCGCACAAACCAGGTATACAAGTTTTGTAAAGCCCGATTCAACCGCCGGATTTTTGCTATAAAGGGAAGTAATGACAGCGCAGCGGCATATATCCAAAAACCTACGAAAAGCAACCGTGAACAGGCGTATTTGTTTACCCTGGGCGTAGACACAGGAAAAAGCCTTCTGTTACAGCGCCTACAGGTGGAGGAAGAGGGACCGGGATATTGTCATTTTCCGAAGGAAGAAAACAAGGGATACGGTGAAAGTTATTTCATAGGCTTAACCGCAGAAAAACAGGTGCTGGTCTACAAAAAAGGCCGCCCGTTTTTTGAGTGGCGTATAAAAGACGCCGCCCACAAGAGAAATGAAGCCCTGGACTGCCGGAACTATGCTTCCGCAGCCATAGAAATTTCCGGGGTTCCGCTAAAGAAACCAGACACACCGCAAAAAACAACACCGCCCCCGAAAAAGAAAAGGGGCAGAAGAACGAATGGAGGTATTTTATAA
- a CDS encoding DNA-3-methyladenine glycosylase family protein produces the protein MVQVNLDNFSVKQIAQSGQCFRMNEIKPGVFQVIAYGKRLVVEQEGQRVTFHCEEKEYKDLWRRYFDLETNYRYYIDHIDPEDPYLTAAVKVGGGIRILRQELWETMVNFIISQNNSIPRIQKSIETLCLFCGKGHEEADGVWYEFPRPEALLVEEDLASAKLGYRAKYITELAKNVTDGVISLEALAAMEQEEAGNYLKSIYGVGAKVADCIQLFSLHQLDSFPIDTWIKQIISAKYGGKFPVEMYSGFAGVIQQYIFYYARQRAEKKA, from the coding sequence ATGGTACAGGTAAATTTGGATAATTTCAGCGTGAAGCAGATTGCCCAGTCCGGGCAATGCTTCCGCATGAATGAAATCAAACCGGGAGTTTTCCAGGTGATTGCATACGGAAAGCGCCTGGTTGTGGAGCAGGAAGGGCAGCGAGTAACATTTCACTGCGAAGAGAAGGAATATAAGGACCTGTGGCGGCGGTATTTTGACCTGGAAACCAATTACCGCTATTACATAGACCATATAGACCCGGAAGACCCGTATTTGACCGCAGCGGTAAAGGTTGGCGGCGGAATACGGATTTTGCGGCAAGAATTGTGGGAAACAATGGTCAACTTCATTATTTCCCAGAATAACAGCATACCACGGATACAAAAGAGCATTGAAACCTTGTGTTTATTCTGCGGAAAAGGCCATGAAGAGGCTGACGGGGTATGGTATGAATTTCCACGCCCGGAAGCGTTACTGGTGGAAGAAGACCTGGCCTCGGCAAAATTGGGGTATAGGGCAAAATATATCACCGAACTGGCAAAGAATGTTACGGACGGCGTGATCAGCCTGGAAGCCCTGGCCGCCATGGAGCAGGAAGAGGCCGGGAACTATCTGAAAAGCATTTACGGAGTAGGCGCAAAGGTTGCGGATTGTATTCAACTTTTCAGTCTTCACCAGTTGGACAGTTTCCCTATTGACACATGGATAAAGCAGATCATAAGCGCCAAATATGGCGGAAAGTTTCCCGTTGAAATGTACAGCGGGTTTGCGGGGGTTATTCAGCAGTATATTTTCTATTACGCCCGGCAAAGGGCAGAAAAGAAGGCGTAA
- a CDS encoding HD domain-containing protein: MGKYSPEEMKKAFIMILAAVERPGITDLLGWLETTDFYTAPASTKYHGAYKGGLLEHSLNVYERLLKLAAGYDLDSIAIVGLLHDLCKAEFYKESTRNQKDEQGKWQQVPCYTFNDQFPAGHGEKSVMLIMRFIRLTDEEIMAINWHMGGFDIRAHGYGLQEAWGKYPLAVMAHIADLEATWLDETGVKK, from the coding sequence ATGGGAAAATATAGCCCAGAGGAAATGAAAAAAGCGTTTATTATGATCTTGGCGGCAGTAGAACGCCCAGGCATAACGGATTTACTGGGATGGCTGGAAACAACGGACTTCTACACCGCCCCGGCCAGCACAAAGTATCACGGAGCCTATAAAGGCGGCCTGCTGGAACATTCCTTGAACGTGTATGAACGGCTTTTGAAGCTGGCGGCGGGTTATGATCTGGACAGTATCGCCATTGTGGGACTTTTGCATGATTTGTGCAAGGCGGAATTTTACAAGGAGTCCACCAGAAATCAGAAGGATGAACAGGGCAAATGGCAGCAGGTTCCCTGCTATACCTTCAATGACCAGTTCCCGGCGGGGCATGGTGAAAAGTCCGTTATGCTGATCATGCGCTTTATAAGGCTGACTGATGAAGAAATAATGGCAATTAACTGGCATATGGGCGGTTTTGATATAAGGGCGCATGGATATGGGTTACAGGAAGCCTGGGGAAAATATCCGCTGGCGGTCATGGCCCACATAGCAGACCTGGAAGCCACCTGGCTGGATGAAACGGGGGTGAAGAAATGA
- a CDS encoding sigma-70 family RNA polymerase sigma factor has protein sequence MATMKKSKVVEILTFYRNIDGEIRLYKSTVADLEAYYEPLSAQPLDGMPRGKNSVSQPTETIALNLPDNLREDIEFYNSKISALYKLKTEILKEVSGLELKFKCIITDYYLHGLKWEQVSVRNHYSERQCKNIRNTAVETLAARFENNPAIADFKITA, from the coding sequence ATGGCAACTATGAAAAAAAGCAAAGTGGTGGAAATATTGACCTTCTACCGAAACATTGACGGGGAAATCCGGCTGTACAAGTCCACGGTGGCGGACCTGGAAGCCTATTACGAACCGTTAAGCGCACAGCCGCTGGACGGTATGCCGAGGGGAAAAAACAGCGTATCACAACCAACTGAAACCATAGCATTGAATTTGCCGGACAACCTGCGGGAAGATATAGAATTTTATAATTCTAAAATCAGTGCCCTGTATAAACTGAAAACAGAAATTCTGAAAGAGGTTTCCGGGTTGGAACTGAAATTCAAGTGCATAATTACAGACTATTATTTGCATGGTTTGAAATGGGAGCAGGTTTCGGTACGGAACCATTATTCTGAACGGCAGTGTAAAAATATCAGAAACACAGCCGTTGAAACGCTGGCGGCCAGGTTTGAAAACAACCCGGCTATTGCGGATTTTAAGATCACAGCATAA
- a CDS encoding DNA cytosine methyltransferase yields the protein MTLDFGRTADRIYINAKQSVTLMGRAGGGGGKTGLYLLPVYTIIGNIIGRTAKSGGNDKGFDTDISPTLTTADRHAIAYPENLAAFTQSGYAEFKEGVGTLKKSRGAAGGGSETLVVQTIKKIAQAVKYRVRRLTPLECERLDGFPDGWTQYGASGKEMSDNARYMALGNSIAVPCAERVFIGICKAERQGENESD from the coding sequence TTGACGCTGGATTTTGGCAGAACGGCTGACAGGATTTACATAAACGCAAAGCAAAGCGTCACACTGATGGGCAGAGCGGGCGGCGGAGGCGGCAAAACAGGGCTTTACCTTCTGCCTGTATATACAATCATCGGGAATATTATAGGACGAACCGCAAAAAGCGGAGGGAACGACAAAGGGTTTGATACGGATATATCACCCACATTGACCACGGCAGACCGCCACGCCATTGCATACCCGGAAAACCTGGCAGCCTTCACACAAAGCGGATACGCAGAGTTCAAAGAAGGCGTGGGGACGCTGAAAAAGAGCCGCGGGGCAGCAGGCGGCGGAAGTGAAACCCTGGTGGTGCAAACGATAAAAAAGATCGCCCAGGCAGTCAAATACCGGGTTAGAAGGTTGACACCACTTGAATGTGAACGGCTGGACGGCTTCCCGGATGGGTGGACACAGTACGGAGCCAGCGGCAAAGAAATGTCTGATAACGCCCGATATATGGCACTTGGAAACAGTATTGCCGTTCCGTGCGCTGAACGGGTATTCATAGGAATTTGCAAAGCAGAGAGGCAGGGAGAAAATGAAAGCGATTGA
- a CDS encoding ParB/RepB/Spo0J family partition protein has translation MAKFDLHQLLNERSKAAAVERTQEPHPAESMEQLTLDVYDLIPSKENFYSVEYINDLKQSISLVGVLQPLLVKRDGDKYRIKAGHRRRLACMALADEGQEKFRFVPCVIRQEAEEEKTGNVNTILDRLTLIFANGFREKTDWEKMEEALQTEALVLELRKEISLEGRTRSILAEFTGIKEAQLGRYKAIKNNLCPQLMAEFKANNINISTVYELSGLSSEYQQRACEMYMENGILSISDAKTLKKQEEAAQQIPGQMEWPERETPARQQEETEEEEYQEEEETEQEEVEETAQEAQERPQEREKEVREDDNTQEAENRQETPQEQPQVVYVERQTEKQHGCAFCHPQHHREVSTAEGGFLLAYEPEGHTVQVINKETGIVESIVFHCCPMCGRKLV, from the coding sequence ATGGCAAAATTTGATTTACACCAGTTATTAAATGAACGGTCAAAGGCGGCAGCAGTTGAGCGTACCCAGGAGCCACACCCGGCGGAAAGCATGGAGCAGTTGACCCTGGACGTTTACGATCTTATCCCGTCAAAGGAAAATTTCTACAGCGTGGAATATATTAACGATCTGAAACAGTCCATTTCCCTGGTGGGCGTGTTACAGCCTCTTCTGGTAAAGCGTGACGGTGATAAATACCGCATTAAGGCGGGGCACCGCCGCCGCCTGGCCTGCATGGCGCTGGCGGATGAAGGCCAGGAAAAGTTCCGTTTCGTCCCGTGTGTTATCCGGCAGGAGGCGGAGGAAGAGAAAACCGGGAATGTAAATACTATCCTGGACCGTTTGACGCTGATCTTTGCTAACGGCTTCCGGGAAAAGACAGACTGGGAGAAGATGGAAGAAGCGTTGCAAACGGAAGCGCTGGTGCTGGAACTACGGAAAGAAATAAGCCTGGAAGGGCGCACCCGTTCCATACTGGCGGAGTTTACAGGCATTAAAGAAGCACAACTGGGGAGGTATAAGGCAATCAAGAATAACCTTTGCCCCCAGCTTATGGCGGAATTTAAGGCAAACAATATAAACATTTCAACGGTTTATGAATTATCTGGTTTATCATCCGAATACCAGCAAAGAGCCTGTGAAATGTACATGGAAAACGGTATTCTGTCAATCAGTGACGCAAAGACGCTGAAAAAACAGGAAGAGGCCGCCCAGCAGATACCGGGACAGATGGAATGGCCGGAAAGGGAAACGCCTGCCCGGCAGCAGGAAGAAACGGAAGAAGAGGAATACCAGGAAGAAGAGGAAACAGAGCAGGAAGAGGTGGAAGAAACTGCCCAGGAAGCCCAGGAACGCCCCCAGGAGCGGGAAAAAGAGGTAAGGGAAGACGATAACACCCAGGAGGCAGAAAACCGCCAGGAAACGCCCCAGGAGCAGCCACAGGTGGTATATGTGGAGCGCCAGACAGAAAAACAGCACGGGTGCGCTTTCTGCCACCCGCAGCACCACCGGGAAGTCAGCACGGCGGAAGGCGGTTTTCTGCTGGCGTATGAGCCGGAAGGCCACACGGTACAGGTGATAAACAAAGAAACCGGGATTGTGGAAAGCATTGTATTTCACTGCTGCCCGATGTGCGGCAGAAAACTGGTATAA
- a CDS encoding ParA family protein, with amino-acid sequence MNEKKMRVLSVINLKGGVAKTISSVAIAYILAEVYSFRVLLVDNDKQGDASRGLNRRSEDRKGIEEIMTARRPDMKHLVQHTDFQNLDIITANMKLLKANLEVLLDQSRPQQTRLEKALAAVAGQYDFCVIDNAPDINISTINALVASDDVIVPLEVDDNTTEGLAELVEQIESTREDLNPGLTFRGCFITKYDGRNEAHAQGAEKLKNDGKYPIFNTKIRTSKKVSESTFARLPIFLYSRRSAASMDYLLLVKEYLEMLGM; translated from the coding sequence ATGAACGAAAAGAAAATGCGGGTTTTATCGGTAATCAACTTAAAAGGCGGAGTGGCAAAGACCATTTCCAGTGTGGCTATTGCCTACATTCTGGCAGAGGTTTACAGCTTCCGTGTCCTGCTGGTAGACAATGACAAACAGGGGGACGCTTCCAGGGGATTGAACCGCAGGAGCGAAGACCGCAAAGGCATTGAAGAAATTATGACCGCCCGGCGGCCAGACATGAAACACCTGGTACAGCACACGGACTTCCAGAACCTGGATATTATCACGGCGAACATGAAGTTATTAAAAGCCAACCTGGAAGTGCTGCTGGACCAGTCAAGACCACAGCAGACCAGGCTGGAAAAAGCGCTGGCAGCAGTAGCGGGTCAATATGACTTTTGCGTGATTGACAATGCCCCGGATATTAACATATCCACCATTAACGCCCTGGTGGCCAGTGATGACGTGATCGTCCCCCTGGAAGTGGATGACAACACCACGGAAGGGCTGGCAGAACTGGTGGAGCAGATCGAAAGCACCAGGGAAGACCTAAACCCCGGCTTGACGTTCAGAGGCTGCTTTATTACAAAATATGACGGGCGGAATGAAGCACACGCCCAGGGGGCAGAAAAATTGAAAAATGATGGGAAATACCCCATTTTCAATACAAAAATAAGAACGTCAAAAAAGGTCAGTGAAAGCACCTTTGCACGGCTTCCTATTTTTCTGTATTCCCGCAGGTCCGCAGCTTCCATGGACTATTTACTGCTGGTCAAAGAATACCTGGAAATGCTGGGAATGTGA
- a CDS encoding DNA cytosine methyltransferase: MGLTLGSLFDGIAGFPLAAARHGIETIWTSEIEANCIDISERHFPQAKRLGDITKINGAEIDPVDIISFGSPCQDLSVAGKQKGLDGARSGLFLEAVRIIREMRLKTDGQYPKYIIWENVAGAFSSNKGEDFRRVLEEITESNIPMPASGRWAAAGMVGIKGAGGGSCIVQLGGNLTLNFGESPNVENVSILSMILEVDVPDKYYLSAKACWGIIRRAEERQKEIPLILKIALLERIVEDWQRTQAAS, from the coding sequence ATGGGACTGACTTTAGGAAGTTTATTTGACGGTATCGCAGGTTTTCCCCTAGCGGCGGCCAGACATGGCATAGAAACCATATGGACCAGTGAGATTGAAGCGAATTGCATTGACATTTCAGAAAGACACTTCCCGCAGGCCAAAAGGCTGGGAGATATAACAAAAATCAACGGGGCGGAAATTGACCCGGTGGATATTATCAGTTTCGGAAGCCCCTGCCAGGATTTAAGCGTGGCGGGGAAGCAGAAGGGACTGGACGGTGCCCGGTCTGGGCTATTCCTGGAAGCGGTACGAATTATACGGGAAATGAGGTTGAAAACGGATGGACAATACCCAAAATACATTATCTGGGAAAACGTGGCAGGGGCTTTTTCAAGCAATAAAGGAGAAGATTTTCGCCGGGTCCTGGAAGAAATCACAGAAAGTAATATTCCAATGCCTGCAAGTGGAAGATGGGCAGCAGCCGGAATGGTTGGAATTAAGGGAGCGGGGGGGGGGTCTTGCATAGTACAGCTTGGCGGCAACTTGACGCTCAATTTTGGGGAGTCCCCCAACGTAGAAAACGTATCTATCTTGTCCATGATTTTGGAAGTGGACGTGCCGGACAAATATTATTTGAGTGCGAAAGCCTGCTGGGGTATCATCCGGCGGGCGGAGGAACGGCAGAAGGAAATACCGCTGATCTTGAAAATAGCACTGCTGGAACGGATTGTGGAGGACTGGCAGAGGACGCAGGCGGCCAGTTGA